A single region of the Nicotiana sylvestris chromosome 6, ASM39365v2, whole genome shotgun sequence genome encodes:
- the LOC104228926 gene encoding uncharacterized protein, which translates to MGLKYHYSNKSNTSNKFLSLRTSTILITTLFIASLVYLFSPSRNSLDHQRGLFHGDLRDAKFPWNKLSFGQNSEKLKLAVFSKTWPIGADPGGMERHAFTLYTALAARGHDIHIFTVPSDRKFHKDIHVGNLHVYFAANDHGSLNCSLAFDIFDQENRVRPFDCVHTESVTLPHWRAKFVPNVAVTWHGIWYEIMHSKLFQELFEDHNGQLSSGPMTELQEAMPKLVDEIKFFSSYTHHICISNSAGEILVNIYQLPQRNVHVILNGIDETKFVHNPISGADFREKVGIPSNVSLVLGVAGRLVRDKGHPLLHEAFSFIAKRHPGVFLLIAGSGPWGKRYAELGQNVKVLGALEPSELSKFYNSIDVFVNPTLRPQGLDLTLIEAMHCGKPVLTPNYPSITRTVVLNEDFGYTFSPNVGSFIEALESAIRDGTAVLQKKGMVCKSYALSMFTATKMALAYERFFLCMKNTRYCLYPLPTDY; encoded by the coding sequence ATGGGTTTGAAGTATCATTATTCCAACAAATCCAATACTTCTAATAAGTTTCTTTCTTTAAGAACTTCAACTATTCTCATCACAACTCTCTTCATTGCTTCTCTTGTCTACTTATTTTCCccttcaagaaattcattggacCATCAGCGAGGTTTATTTCATGGCGATTTGCGCGACGCAAAATTTCCATGGAATAAGCTTTCATTTGGACAAAATTCTGAGAAGCTGAAATTAGCAGTTTTTTCAAAAACATGGCCAATTGGAGCAGATCCTGGAGGCATGGAACGACACGCGTTTACATTATACACTGCACTTGCTGCTAGAGGACATGATATTCATATTTTCACTGTGCCATCTGATAGGAAATTTCATAAAGATATTCATGTTGGTAACCTTCATGTTTATTTTGCAGCTAATGATCATGGCTCACTCAATTGTTCTTTAGCTTTTGATATATTTGATCAAGAAAATAGGGTTAGACCTTTTGATTGTGTGCACACTGAAAGTGTGACACTACCTCATTGGCGCGCGAAATTCGTGCCTAATGTGGCAGTAACATGGCATGGAATTTGGTATGAGATTATGCACTCAAAGCTATTTCAAGAACTCTTTGAAGACCACAATGGACAATTATCATCAGGGCCTATGACTGAACTTCAAGAAGCAATGCCAAAACTTGTCGATGAAATTAAGTTCTTTTCGAGCTATACTCACCATATATGCATAAGCAATAGTGCAGGGGAAATTCTTGTAAACATTTATCAACTCCCTCAAAGAAATGTACATGTTATACTCAATGGAATTGATGAGACTAAGTTTGTCCATAACCCTATATCCGGAGCAGATTTTCGCGAAAAAGTTGGGATCCCATCAAATGTTAGCTTGGTATTAGGAGTTGCTGGAAGGTTAGTAAGGGACAAGGGACATCCACTTCTTCACGAGGCGTTTTCATTCATAGCCAAGCGCCATCCTGGAGTTTTCCTGCTAATAGCAGGGTCAGGTCCGTGGGGAAAAAGGTACGCGGAATTAGGTCAAAATGTGAAGGTTTTAGGTGCATTAGAGCCCTCAGAACTATCAAAATTTTACAATTCAATTGATGTGTTTGTAAACCCTACTTTGAGGCCTCAAGGACTTGATCTTACATTAATAGAAGCTATGCATTGTGGAAAACCAGTTTTGACACCAAATTACCCAAGTATAACAAGAACTGTGGTTTTGAATGAAGATTTTGGTTACACATTTTCACCAAATGTAGGCTCATTTATAGAAGCATTGGAGTCAGCAATAAGAGATGGTACAGCAGTTTTGCAAAAGAAAGGCATGGTTTGCAAGTCATATGCACTTTCAATGTTCACAGCTACCAAAATGGCATTGGCTTATGAGAGGTTCTTTCTTTGTATGAAAAACACTAGATATTGTCTATACCCTCTTCCCACAGATTACTAa
- the LOC138870498 gene encoding uncharacterized protein produces the protein MLRESLSVPVYVLMPVGDSLIVDHVYHSCVITIGSLKISVYVLLLDMVDFDVILGMDWLSPYHAILDCHAKMVTLAMSWFPRLKLKVTPGHSTSRVISYVKARCMVKKECLEYFVYIRDSSVEIPSMDSVLVVHEFSTVFLVDLLGIPPVRNIDFYIDLAPGT, from the coding sequence ATGCTGCGTGAGTCTTTGAGTGTTCCTGTATATGTGCTCatgcctgtgggagattctcttattgtagatCATGTTTATCATTCGTGTGTGATTACTATTGGGAGTCTTAAGATTAGTGTATATgtcctacttcttgatatggtggactttgatgttattttgggcatggattggctgtcaccttatcatgctatattggattgtcacgccaagatggTTACCTTAGCTATGTCGTGGTTTCCCCGATTAAAGTTAAAGGTgactcctggccattctaccagtagggttatttCTTACGTGAAGGCTCGTTGTATGGTCAAGAAGGAATGTCTAGAATATTTTGTCtatattcgtgattctagtgtggagattccttccatggattcagtactAGTTGTGCATGAGTTTTCAACTGTATTTCTTGTCGATCTGCTAGGAATTCCACCCGTCAGAAATATCGACTTCTATATTGACTTGGCTCCGGGCACTtag